The window AAGAAAATGCGGCAATATTGTTACCTGAGTTCGACAGTCAGGAAGTAATTTATAAAGGAATTATTAGCGATTTGCAAGAGGCTGAAATATTGCTTTCTAAATCAAAAAACGAATATAAAAATATATACGATGAAGCTGACCTATATTATCAGGGTGATCCTGAAAAATGGCTGAAATTTGCAAATTCACTTCAGTTGCGATATTACATGCGTTTATCTGAAAAGCTGCCTGAATTTGCTGAACAGGGAATACATAATATTGTAAATAATAATAAACTTATTTTCGAAAGTGTTGAGGATGATGCTGATATGGGTTTCGTGGGAAGTCTTGGGAGTGATTCCTGGCCAACAACAGCTGAGTTTGATCCGGACTCTATTTATTTTAACCAGAAACAAATGTGTTCTACCTTTGTTGAAAAACTTAGGCAATTAAACGATAGCAGATTGAGTGTTTGGGCAGATCCGATTAAGGTGCCAACCGTATTAGATGCGGAACATAAATATTCGATTAAAGATACGATATCAGAAGGAGTCAGATATCTTTGGCCGGAAGAATTCGATCTTGAAATGATTAATACTAACTCTGATTATGTTGGTATACCACCAAGTTTACAAGTGTCGTATACATATAATTATAACACAGATTCAAAAGCTCCGATTGGACATAATTTATTTGTTTCACATTTAAATATAATGTATTCCGGAGCCGATGGAGAATTATTAAAAGCCAGATTGATGACTTACAGCGAAGTGAATTTTATACTTGCAGAGGCCGCACAAAGAGGATGGATTTCAAATGGAGAAAATTACTATAATCTGGCAGTAGAAGCTTCTTTCACTACATGGGGCAGGTCTGGTGATTATTCCGACTATATTTCTCAACCCGAAGTTGCTTTTGATGCAAGTTTGGAACGAATCATAGAACAAAAATGGATTTCGTTATGGTCGTCTGCACAAGAATCCTGGTTTGATTATCGCAGAACAGGCTTCCCGGTTTTGCAGGCAGGTCCGTATGCTCAACGTAATGTATTGCCCCTTAGGTTTGTTTATGGGCAGAATGAAGTTGAAGCGAATAATGAAAATTATCAAAAGGCATTGTTAAACCTGGTGTTAACCGCCGAATCTGAAGGTGAAACGGATAGTCCGTGGTCTAAAATGTGGCTGTTGCAGTGAACAGGGTAAAAGATAAAAGATACCTGCCTGCGTGACTCAGTCAGGCAGGAAAGACAAAAGACAAAAGATAAAAGATAAAGGAAATAAGATAAAGGAAATAAGATAAAAGAAGAAAGTGCTTTATTTAGACAAGGAATAGGGCTTGTCGGAATCTTCAGTGCCTCTATTCTTATTCGGTTTATCACTCATTTCGAAAACCAGGGTAGAACCATTTATAATATCGTTATGAGAAATATAGTTTTTGCTGTATTTCTTTCCGTTTAGTTTTACATTTTTTATATAAACATTATTTGCCGTATTATTTTTTGTCTTAACAGTAAAAACTTTACCGTTTTTAAGGTTTATTTTGACCTCGTCAAATATAGGACTGCCAATTGAGTATTGAGGAATTCCGGGAGTAACAGGGTAGAACCCAATGGCACTGAATATATACCACGACGATAACGATCCCATATCTTCATTTCCGCATAATCCACCTGCACCACTTTGATACATCATATCCATAAGCTGTCTTACTCTTTGTTGTGTCTTCCATGGTTGTTTGCTGTAGTTGTACAGATATGCAACATGATGCGATGGCTGGTTTCCCTGAACATACTGACCTAAAGTTCCCACAACTCCTACATATTTTGGAGAGCTTACATCTGTGCTCATTTCGAAGAATGTATCAAGCTTCTTTGTAAATTTATCATCGCTCTCAAACAGATTTATAAGTCCGTTTACATCGTGCTGTACCGACCAAATATACTGCCATGCATTAGATTCGGTGTAGTGCCTGTTGGGGCGTCTTCCAATTATCAGAGGATCGAAATATCTGTAGTAACTGTGCTCTCCGTTTTTTACAATGCTTTGTTCATTATTTCCAATTTCTTCAAGCCAGTTGCCGTTCTCTTTTCGCGGTCGCATAAATTCAGTTTCAGCATCCCATACATTTTTATAATTCAGAGCTCTTTTGTTAAATGCTTTTTTATCGTCCTCCTTTTCTAAATTTTCCGCTAATTGAGCAATACACCAGTCGTCGTAAGCCAACTCTAAAGTGTTTGGAACTGCTTCAGTAACCTTGTCAATTGGAGCATATCCTAGTTTTTTGTAATAATCCAAGCCCGATCGTCCTGCATATTCGGGTATAGGAGCTCTAGGATTTTCGTTGGCCTTTTTTATAATAGCTCCGTATAAAAAGTCAATATCATAATCTCTAAATCCTTTTATATATGCATCGGTTATTATTGGAATTAAATGATCGCCAACCATTGCCTCTCCAAAAACATTCATAAAGTGTTGGGCAGGTAACCAACCGTAATTCTTCACTTTTTCTTCAATCGATTTTATATAATCGTTTATATCTTCAGGTTTTATAATTGTTAACAATGGGTGTTGGGTGCGATAAGTATCCCAGCATGAAAATGATCCGTAAAAGTTAAAATTATTTGCCGTGTGTATTTTTTTATCCGATCCAAAATATTTCCCGTCAACATCCTGAGAAATGTATTGCGACAGAAGAGAATGATACATTGCCGTGTAGAATATCTCCTTTTGGTCTTCTGTTCCGCCTTTAACTTCAATTTTCTGTAACTCTTTTATCCAGATATTTTTTGCTTCTTCTTTTGTTTTTTCAAAATCCCAATGGGTTATTTCGGTATTCAAATTGTTTTTTGCTCCCTCTATACTTACGTATGATATTCCTATTTTTAGTAATATTTCTTCGTTATTCTCAGTGTTAAATTGAAGAAAAGCACCGATGTTAGTTCCGCTTTCCTCGTTTTTATATGGAAAAATACCGTGACCCGATTCCGGTGCAACAAAATCAGAATCGAAAGTTCCGAAGTATTTTACCGGCTTGCTCAATTCTATAGCAAAATATACGGTACCCAAGCCCGAAGCTCTTTGTCCTTCGATATTAGTTTTATTGATTATTTTTATTCTGCTGGACGAATCTGATTTAGCATCTCCGAGTTGATGACCCAAATCGATTATAATTCTTGAATTACCGGATTTAGGAAATGTGTATTTATGAAAAGCTGCTCTTTGAGTTGTTGTAAGTTCAACATTTACATCGTAGTCTAAAAGTTTTACCTGATAATATCCGGGAGAAGATTTTTCCTTTTCATGACTGTAGCATGATCTGTATCCTGTATCGGGATTTTCTTCGCTTCCCGGTGTAATTCTTAATTTATTGTCAACAGTGGGCATGATTAATACGTCACCTCCATTTGTCATACCAACACCATTCCAGTGAGTGTGACTAAAACCAATTATACTACTTGACTGATACACATATCCTGCAGCATTGTTCCATCCCTGTGTAGCAACGTCGGGGCTGAGGTGTATCATGCCATTTGGCAGAGCAGGACCGGGAAAAGTATGACCAAAGAATTCGGTGCCAAGAAATGGGTTTATATATTCTACTGCAGTTTTATCCTGAGAGAACAAAATTGTACTCATTAAAAGGCTAATTGATACAAAGATAGTTTTGCAAGTTTTCATAATAGTTGGTTAATCAGCATTATGTACGTACAAACATAATTAATGTAGAATAAATGGAGTGTTAATATTATTTAGGTTTTATGTAAAATTCTGTAACTATACTAATGTAAAATTAAGTTAATTTAAATTTCGTAATTTAATTCAGCTAAAACTAACTTCTAAATGAGATATTTACTCTTTATTTTATTTAATATTATTCTTTCAACGATATCTTTTGCTCAAGATACTTATAAGGATATTCCATTTTTACAGGAAAGAGTACATTTTTATAAATCTTTATATAAATCATCACCAAAAAAAGCTGTATGCGACCGTAATGGGAGTATTCAGGTTTTATCGGGAGGCAAACTTCACAAACCTTATAAAGAAATATTAATTCCCGATAAGAAGTATTTGCCAATTTACGATATGAATATTTCGGATGTAATTTTATATAAAAATCAATTTGTATATCTCACAGATAAAGCGGTTTTGAGTAATGCTTGGGCAGGTAAACTATATATTGAATATTCACTTGACAGTGCATACGCTTTTGCGGGTGGAGATAACTATAGTTTTTTGATAGCAAACAATAACTCATTGGAATTTGTTTCATCAGAAGGTAAAAACATGTCTGAATCTTTAAAAAAGTATTCAGAAGTAATCGAAATTAAATTTGACACGAAAAACAGTTCCTTCCTTATTCTGACATCAAATGAATTATTGGAATATCAATCGGAAAAAAATAAGCTCAAAAAGATAATTAATGGAGATAAGTATAGAGGTTTCGAAATAAGGAAGAATGGTGATGTAGTAATTGCCACAGAGGAAGGTTATTTTGTTTATAACAGAAATAAAAATACCAATTCTGCAATTAATAAAGATTTGCCATGTAACCGTCTTAATTCAGTTACTGAAATTGATGGAAATCTCTGGTTTGCCTCTGATAAAGGTGCTTTTATGCTCCGTGATGACGGGAAGTTTAACTATTATGCATCACGTAGGTGGTTGATGGACAATAAGGTCACAGATATTGCAAAGGGGGAAAACAATTCAATACTGATACTTAGCGAAAAGGGACTTTCACAAATTAATTTTGAAGAGACTACCCTCTATTCAAAGGCGATGTATTTCGAAAATCAGGTTAGAAAACGTCATATACGTAATGGATTTAATTGCGATTCCTATGTAATGGATGTATACGGAGATCTAAGTAGCGGATATATGGTTGATTCTGATAACGATGGTTTATGGACTTCGATGTATCTGGCAAGTCAGTTGTTCAGATACAAAGTTACCGGTAGTGAAGAAGCATTGCTTAATGCTTTGGAATCGTTTGATGCCATGGAGCGCCTAAACGATATAAACGGAATTAAAGGTTTCCCTTCGCGTTCTTTTGAGCGTAGTTCTTATGCAAAACACGGACGTGAAAACTGGCATCAGGCTGATGATGAAAAGTGGGAATGGAAGGGTACAACAAGCAGTGATGAAGCTGTGGGACACTATCTGGCTTTTTCTATGGTACTTGAATTTGTTGATGATGAGGATGTTAAAAAAAGAGCATTGAAGCTCTTACTGGAAATGACCGATCACATAATTGATAACGATTTATATTATGTAGATGTCGATGGTAAGCCAACAAGGTGGGGACGCTGGAATCCTGATTATGTTAATAAATTTAATAAAAGTGTTGGCGATCGTAAGCTTAATTCTTCAAATATTATAGCTTTTTTACAGGCTGCATATCATTTTTCCGGTGATGAGAAATATAAGACTAAAGCCTATGAGTTGATTGACAATTATGGTTATTTAGAAAACCTTAGCGTAGCAATGTCTGAAATAGGAGTTGTTGATTTTGAAGATAAAGAAAGTCAGGATCTGTCTGATTCATGGAATCATTCTGATGATGAAATGTATTTTTTGAGTTATTGGTATCTATACCGATATGCTTTTAATGATAAGCTAAAAGCTAAATACTATGATGTAATAAAAGATCATTGGAATATTGAAAGACCCGAAAAGGACGGTTTGTGGAATTTGTCTTATGCTTTGATTGGGGCAGAAGAGTTCGATTTAGATAATACAATATGGTATTTAAAAGAATTTCCATTAGATATGATATCATGGAGTATTAATAATTCCGGTAGAAAAGACCTTGAGTTTTTACCTGATAATTTCCGGGAGCAAACTACATCACATGTTTTACCTCCTGACGAAAGACCGGTTTTTAAACATAACACAAACACTTTCACTCTGGATTCGGGAGATGAAGGAAGAGTAGAATACAGTGGAGATATTTATCTTTTACCATATTGGATGGGTAGGTATTTGGGAGTGATTTCAGAACCGAAAAATAAATAGTGCCGACCAAACAAACGGCTTAATTAATTCGCGCATTCGTGGCTAAAAAAATGAAAGGAAAATTTAAGTTAGTATTGCTATTGCTGATTTTGCAAATTTCATCATGTGGCAAAAAGGAAGTAAGTATTAATTCGGAAGTGATTAATTTAGAAAACAATTGGCAATTAACTTCAAGTGAAAACATTAACGAGGCAAACGGCAGGCAGATTTCTACTTTAGAATATAGAACTGAAAACTGGAACAATGCGGTTGTTCCCGGAACGGTTATGGGTAGTTTGGTTGCCGATAGTGTGATAATCGATCCGTATTTTGGATTGAACCTTAAGAAAATAGATAGAGAGCAATTTAAAAAATCTTGGTGGTACAGAAACGAGTTCGAAATTAAAAATTATATAAAAGAGCAGCATGTCAACCTTAGATTCAACGGAATAAATTACCGTGCAAATTTGTGGCTAAACGGTAAAAAAGTAGCAAATAAGGAAGATTTTGCAGGAGCATTTAGAATTTTTTCATTCGATATATCTAAATATGTAAAACCGGGGAAAAATGTACTTGCCATTGAGTTGTTTCCTCCTGATGACGGGGAATATACTATAGGCTTTGTCGATTGGAATCCTATTCCTCCCGACCGCAATATGGGAATATTTCGGGAAGTTTATTTGGAAATAAATAATGGAGTAAAACTAAGAAGTCCTTTTGTAGCTTCAAAAGTAGATATCGAATCAAAATCGGATGCAGAACTATTGATACAGACAATAGTTGAAAACAATACAGATAAAACAGTTGAAGGAATACTCAAGGCAGATTTCGAATTAGGAAATATCGAAAAAGAAATCACCCTAAAACCACATTCAAAAAACAACATAAGTTTTACTTCTTCGGAGTTCGATTTATTAAAAGTGAGTAAAATAAAGCTCTGGTGGCCAAACGGAATGGGAGAACCAAATCTCTATGACCTAAATATTGAATTCAGAGAGAACAATAAAATACTTGATGTTGTAACAAGTAAATACGGTATCAGGGAAGTAGAAAGCTACCTGAATGATAAAGGAAACAGGGGTTTTAAAATTAATGGAGAATTTGTTCTTATACGCGGTGGTGGATGGGTAGACGATTTATTGTTACAGGATACACAAGAGAGTATTCAGTCTCAGATAGAATATGTAAAGCAAATGAACCTGAACACAATCCGTTTGGAGGGTATTTGGGGAAAGGATAAAACAATCTACGATTTGTGCGATCAGAACGGTATTCTGATAATGGCCGGTTGGAGCTGTCAGTGGGAGTGGCAGGAATATTTGTTAAAAGAAACTCATGAAAAATATGGGGGAGCTACAAATTCAGAGGATGTTAAGCTGTTGACTGAATACATGAAAGATCAGGTGATTTGGTTGAGAAATCACCCAAGTATTTTTGTATGGATGTTGGGTAGTGATAAACTTCCGGCACCTAATCTAGAGAAAAATTACATCGATATTTTCAATGAATATGATAATTTACGGCCTTATGTCACTTCTGCCGGAGGAGTAGGAAGTGAAAGTAATGTTGTAGCGGAAGCAACTTTGATAAGTGATATTAGTGGTCCAACCGGAATGAAAATGCTGGGACCTTATGCATATACTCCCCCTGTATATTGGTATAAAGATACAACTCATGGCGGAGCTTATGGTTTCAATACCGAAACATGCCCGGGTCCCAATGTTCCTCCTCTGAGTTCGTTGAAAAAGATGATTCCTGAAGATAAGTTATGGCCGCAAAGCAAAGAGGATTGGGAGTATCACGCAGGGAGAAATGCATTTAGTACATTAGACAGGTATAATAAGGCTATTGAAAAGCGTTATGGGAAGCCGGAAAGTATAGAGGAATATGCTTTTAAAGCCCAGATAATGAATTATGAATTGATGCGACCTATGTTCGAAGCATTCAGGGTAAATGCTCCAGAAAGCACGGGACTGATTCAGTGGATGCTCAATTCTTCATGGCCTGAAACATATTGGCAGTTATACGATTCGTATCTGCAGCCTAATGGAGCTTACTATGCCACTAAGAAAGCTAATAATCCGCTTCATGCAGTTTATCGTTATGGCTTTGATGATATTTATCTGATTAATGAAAGGTTAGATAGTATAGATAATCTGAAAATGGAAATCAAAGTATTTGATAAAAGTTCTGATATTATTTATGAAAGCATATGGAATGGGAGTATAGAAAAGAGTAAGTCTAAATTTATACTTAAATTACCGAAGGGCTTATCTAAAAACGAGTTGTACTTTTTAGATTTAAGTTTGTTAAACGATCAAGGTGAAAAAATAGAAAGTAATTTTTATTGGCTGTCTGCAAAAAGGGATATCTTGGATTATTCTGCGGGAAAAAAGCTGGAATGGGAGTACTATACACCAACAAAACAATATGCCGATTTTACAGCTGTAAATAATATGGAATTAGCCCATATTGATTTATCAACAGAGCTTAAGCAGGGAGAAGTTAATGAGCTAACGGTGAAATTAAAGAATACTTCAGATAAAATAGCATTTTTCATTTATCTCGATTTAATAGACATGAACGGAGAATCTGTTTTACCAATAAACTGGAGTGATAATTACATAAGTATTTTATCTAAAGATTCAGTTAATTTATCTGCACGATGGAAGTCAGACAAAACTGATTATAAGGTGATAATTAGGGGTGTAAATGTAGAAACAATTGAAAAAACTTTGAAATAAGATGATGAAGATATTGAAATTTACAGGGTTATTGCTGCTGTTAGTTTTTATTTCAGCAATTGTTTTTGTGACTTATAATTGGCGGGACCGTCATCCGGATTACAATCTGGACTTGTTGATTATTCCTGAAGAAGAGAAATCTGAAATAATGGTAGGTGCTTCTGCTCAGCCAATAACAGTAGACATTGTCGATACCTGGAATGATGTAAATTCAGATGCTAAATTTAAGCCGGAAGACGGAGATACTTATAACGATAATAATAAAAATGGAAAGTTCGATGTATACTGGATAGCCGGATTTGATAATAAACGTGCAGCAAATGGGGTACACGATGATGTTTGGGCAAGAACCGTTGTTATTGACGATGGAAACAGCAGAATAGCTATTGTATCTGTTGATGCGATTGGGTTTATGATAGACGATGTAATTGATGTGCGTAAGTCGATAGAGAAAGAATTAAATATAGACTACTGCATAATAGCCAGTACTCATACACATGAATCAAACGATTTGATTGGGATTTGGGGTTCCGGTCTAACTCAGTCAGGTGTTGATGAGGAGAACATGAATTATGTTAAAGAGCAAATTAAGAGGTCGGTTAAAGAAGCCGTAGAGTCAATGCAAACTGCAGAACTTCACATAGCGCAAGACCTTGTAAGTGGCGATAAATGGGTTGATGATTCCAGAAAACCTATTGTGAAAGATAGTGGAATAAGACTTATCAGAGCGGTTAATCCGGATAAAGGAAATACAATTGCAACCTTGATGTTCTGGGCAAATCATCCGGAAACACTTTGGAATAAAAATCTTCAAATAAGTTCTGATTTTCCACATTATTACCGTGAGTTTGTAGAAGATGGAATTTACAAAAATGACACTTTGATTAAAAAAGGATTGGGAGGAATAGCAATTTATTTCAATGGTTCTGTAGGAGGGTTAATGACTACACGACCCCAGAATGAGATTAAAGATCTTGTAAGTGATTCGATTTATGATAAAGCGGGCTTTCCAAAAATAGAGGCCCAAGGAAGAAACTTGGCTTTAGTATCGCTTGATGCTTTGGAAAATCCGGATACCGTACTGAAAAGATCAAATATAAAATTACGTGCAAAAAGTATTCTTCTACCATTGGAAAATAATACATTTAAAATGGCTTCAGCTATTGGTTTACTTCGCAGAGGGATGTCGGGTTATATGAAGATGAAGAGCGAGGTAGCAATTATGGAAATAGGTCCTTTATCTATAGTAACGATTCCCGGAGAATCTTACCCCGAATTAGTTAATGGAGGAGTAGCTGCCCCTGAAGGAAATGATTTTAATTATACTTCCGTTAAACATAGATCTATCAGAGAAATGATGAATGGAAAATATAAAGTAGTTATAGGTTTGGCAAATGATGAAATTGGCTATATAATTCCAAAAAGTCAATGGGATGTAGAAGCGCCTTATGCTTATGAAAGGGAAAGTTCTCAGTATGGTGAAGGGAATTCTTTTGGCCCGGAAACAGCCGTAATTATTTGTAGGGAAATTGAAGGGATTATTGATGATTTAGATAAAAAGTAGCTATAATATCGACTAAAACTATAAGATGAGGAAGATTTTAAAAATAGTATCAATTATAATTATTTCACTATTTGTATTAGTGTTCTTCTCTATTGATAAGATATCTTTTAAACCCTATTTCGAAACAGAGCATTACGCTAAGACAATAGAAGCTTTTAAAGAAAGTAAAAATGTAGAGGCAGAAGGGAAATTATATGCAGGTTTTTCGTCAGTAAACATTACTCCCGATACAATATCTAATATTCCTTTAGCCGGTTTTGGGAATCGTGAAGGAAAGGAAATGGAAGGAGTTCATGACAGTACCTTTGCTAAATCTATCGCAATACAAGTGGAGGACAAACTTGTGGTAATGTGCTCTGTAGATATGCTTATTATTCCTTTGGAAGTAAGTGAAAATGTTTATTCCGAACTTGAAAAATATAATATTAGCTCTAATCAGGTTTATTTCTCAGCAACACATACGCACTCGGGTATTGGTTCATGGGGAAAGGGAATTGTTGGAGAAATGTTTGCAGGTGCTTATAATGAGTTGGTAGTAGATAAGATTGTTAAAGGAATAGTAAAGTCCATATCCGGAGCAATTTCCGACTTAAAAGCATCATCATTTTCTCATTCCGGATTCGAAGCACCACAACTTGTAAAAAACAGATTAGTTGGCGATAAGGGAGAAGAGAACAGCGGGTGTTCTTTTCTGTATTTCAGGCAGGATAATGGCAAGACTGCAATTATATCCTCTTTTTCTGCGCACCCTACAGTTTTGGGAGGGAGTAATATGCTTTTAAGTGCCGATTATCCGGGCTATTTGCAACGAAAACTTGAGGGAAACGGAGTAGATATGGCAATGTTTTTTGCCGGAGGAGTGGGAAGTCACGGACCTGAAGGTTTAGGCGATAATTTTGCAAAAGCAGAGTATATCGGTAATACACTAGCCGATAGTGTTTTGCTTAAAATTAAGAATATAGAAGTTGAACATCAAGTAAAGCTTAAAGCACTTACTGCAGAAGTGTTTTTACCAAAGTTAAAAATGAGATTAAGTGATGATTATCAATTGAGTAATTTTTGGAGCAAAAAGTTATTAGATGAATCTGAAAGAGTATATGTTCAGTCGCTTGTATTAAGTAATTTTGTATTGATAACTACACCAGCTGATTTTAGTGGAGAATTAGCTCTAAATATTTCAAATTCACTTTATAAAAAAGGTTACTATTCAGTAATTTCAAGTTTTAATGGCGATTATATTGGTTATGCTGTACCATTAAAATATTATCACTTACAAGAGTACGAAACCCATACCATGTCGTGGTATGGACCGTATATGGGAGAGTATTTTAGTGATGTTATTTTAAGACTGAGTAATGGGTTATGAGGTTATTGGAGTGATTTTAAAGTCATAAAAAGTAGCTCTAAAACCGTTACCCTTAGGACAAGATGCCATCATGCCAACCATTATTTTTACATTTTTGGGGAAGTAGGATATATTACTCATTTGATATTTTTTACCATCGCTAGAGTAGTAAATTTCTATTGCATCTCTTTTTCTGATAGCTTTAATTCAAATCGATTTAGGATTTGAATTTAAAATATTTACACTCCAGTTACTGAATTCTCTGGTAGTAACGGTACTGTAATTGTATACCTCATTTACGTATTCAATACCTGTTTTGATCCAGTTTTTTTCATCAATTCTAAACATTAATCCCATTTGATCGTAAAGCGAATTATACTCTCCGGTGATTTTCACTCTTACTTCGAACTCTCCTTCAATTTCAGTATAATAAAATGGACCGTTATCAGCTATAAATCCGTAATGAGTAATTTGCCAGTAATCTGTTTTTGGAGGAACATTTACTATTAACTTATTATTTTCTAAGTTCCAGTTTCCGGGTTCGTTATGCCATTTCATTTTTTTATCAGCTTTTTAGTAAAGCTATGAAATGGCTTTTATTTTAATTTATGAATATTAGCATAATTATGTAGAATATTTTCATAGAGCTAATAATTCACAACTTTATACTAAAAAAGAAGAAGTATAATTTGCTGTCATAGTTTTTCTTTGTTAATGGCCGTAATAGTTTCCGGTTTATAAAGCAAGAAGATTATGAAGTCGATAATATACTTTTTTTTAATAATTCTTTTACTGTCAACATCAGTATATAGCCAGAAAACAGAGCAATTTATTTTCCCTCTGCAAAACACCTATGTCCATGCGAGTTCTATTGTAGAATTACCCAATGGCGATTTGCTTGCCTGTTGGTTTGAAGGCGATGGAGAACGGAACTCTAATAACAACAGAATTAACGGTGCAAGGCTTAGAAAGGGTAAAAAAGAATGGAGCGATAAATTCCTAATGGCCGATTATCCCGATCATCCCGATTGTAACCCTGTTTTATTTGTAGATAGAAATGAACAATTGTACCTGTTTTGGGTAATTGTGCGGGCAAACAGATGGGAAAGCTCTGTTATAGAGTATAGAACAAGCACAAATTACAAAAGCAAAGGAGCTCCAAAATGGAATTGGCAGGATGTTATGTTATTAAAACCCGGAGAAGAATTTGCCGAAACAATTAAAAAATCGTTCGACGAGCGGGAAGGTCCGGATTATTCCTGGGCTGAATATGCCCGCAAGTACGAAGATATGCTTTATGAAGCGGCTGTGGATAAGAAAAAAAGAACTACAGGCTGGATGCCACGAATTCATCCTCTACAGTTAGAAAACGGACGAATATTGCTTCCTCTTTATTCCGATGGTTACAATTTATCGCTTGTTGCGATATCTGATGATGATGGGAAATCGTGGCAAAGTTCTCTTCCAATTGTCAGTAGAGGAGGAGTACAGCCAAGTTTAGTTGAAAATAAGGAAGGTAACATAATAGCATTTTTACGGGATAACGGCGATTCGCCAGGGAGAGTAATGATTTCTGAATCGAAAGATAATGGTTATACATGGACGCACGCTAAAAAATCAGAAGTGCCCAATCCGGGTACAAGTGTTGAGGTTATAAAGTTAAAGTCGGGAAATTGGTTGATGGTTTATAACGATGTTGAAGATGGAAGGAATTCGTTTGCCGTAAGTATTTCTTCAGATGAAGGAAAAACATGGGGGCGAACAAAGCATTTAGAAAAGGTAGATAAAGGTAATGGCCGATTTGCATATCCGTCGGTTATTCAGAATAGGAAGGGTATTATTCATATTACTTATTCCTATCATGTAGGGGGAAATAAATCGATAAAGCATGTGAGTTTTAATGAGAATTGGATAACTGAGTAGATTATGAGTTTTAAAAAGATATTGAGTTTATTACATGTATTGCTTCTAACGTTGAATGTTTTAGCTCAAACAACCTTTGAGAATGGAAGACTTATTTATTCGGCTGATGAATTAGAAAATGGTGAATTTATAAAGGAATTTATGCTGATTGGACCTTTTTCAAATTCATTGTCTGATGGTG of the Bacteroidota bacterium genome contains:
- a CDS encoding exo-alpha-sialidase, producing MKSIIYFFLIILLLSTSVYSQKTEQFIFPLQNTYVHASSIVELPNGDLLACWFEGDGERNSNNNRINGARLRKGKKEWSDKFLMADYPDHPDCNPVLFVDRNEQLYLFWVIVRANRWESSVIEYRTSTNYKSKGAPKWNWQDVMLLKPGEEFAETIKKSFDEREGPDYSWAEYARKYEDMLYEAAVDKKKRTTGWMPRIHPLQLENGRILLPLYSDGYNLSLVAISDDDGKSWQSSLPIVSRGGVQPSLVENKEGNIIAFLRDNGDSPGRVMISESKDNGYTWTHAKKSEVPNPGTSVEVIKLKSGNWLMVYNDVEDGRNSFAVSISSDEGKTWGRTKHLEKVDKGNGRFAYPSVIQNRKGIIHITYSYHVGGNKSIKHVSFNENWITE
- a CDS encoding neutral/alkaline non-lysosomal ceramidase N-terminal domain-containing protein; translation: MMKILKFTGLLLLLVFISAIVFVTYNWRDRHPDYNLDLLIIPEEEKSEIMVGASAQPITVDIVDTWNDVNSDAKFKPEDGDTYNDNNKNGKFDVYWIAGFDNKRAANGVHDDVWARTVVIDDGNSRIAIVSVDAIGFMIDDVIDVRKSIEKELNIDYCIIASTHTHESNDLIGIWGSGLTQSGVDEENMNYVKEQIKRSVKEAVESMQTAELHIAQDLVSGDKWVDDSRKPIVKDSGIRLIRAVNPDKGNTIATLMFWANHPETLWNKNLQISSDFPHYYREFVEDGIYKNDTLIKKGLGGIAIYFNGSVGGLMTTRPQNEIKDLVSDSIYDKAGFPKIEAQGRNLALVSLDALENPDTVLKRSNIKLRAKSILLPLENNTFKMASAIGLLRRGMSGYMKMKSEVAIMEIGPLSIVTIPGESYPELVNGGVAAPEGNDFNYTSVKHRSIREMMNGKYKVVIGLANDEIGYIIPKSQWDVEAPYAYERESSQYGEGNSFGPETAVIICREIEGIIDDLDKK
- a CDS encoding neutral/alkaline non-lysosomal ceramidase N-terminal domain-containing protein, coding for MRKILKIVSIIIISLFVLVFFSIDKISFKPYFETEHYAKTIEAFKESKNVEAEGKLYAGFSSVNITPDTISNIPLAGFGNREGKEMEGVHDSTFAKSIAIQVEDKLVVMCSVDMLIIPLEVSENVYSELEKYNISSNQVYFSATHTHSGIGSWGKGIVGEMFAGAYNELVVDKIVKGIVKSISGAISDLKASSFSHSGFEAPQLVKNRLVGDKGEENSGCSFLYFRQDNGKTAIISSFSAHPTVLGGSNMLLSADYPGYLQRKLEGNGVDMAMFFAGGVGSHGPEGLGDNFAKAEYIGNTLADSVLLKIKNIEVEHQVKLKALTAEVFLPKLKMRLSDDYQLSNFWSKKLLDESERVYVQSLVLSNFVLITTPADFSGELALNISNSLYKKGYYSVISSFNGDYIGYAVPLKYYHLQEYETHTMSWYGPYMGEYFSDVILRLSNGL